The following proteins come from a genomic window of Rutidosis leptorrhynchoides isolate AG116_Rl617_1_P2 chromosome 10, CSIRO_AGI_Rlap_v1, whole genome shotgun sequence:
- the LOC139871760 gene encoding auxin-induced protein 22D-like, which translates to MDLINFEATELRLGLPGSIEDDNPEIKTTPSINNNKRNSSEIDSSVSDENDSSRSPSPSKTQVVGWPPVRSYRKNIFQAKKSESETGIYVKVSMDGAPYLRKVDLKHYTSYKELMKGLQELFKCNIGLYSEKEGYKSKFAPTYEDKDGDWMLVGDVPWDMFLTSCKRLRIMKSNEVIES; encoded by the exons ATGGATCTAATTAACTTCGAAGCAACCGAATTACGGTTAGGGTTGCCCGGATCAATCGAAGACGACAACCCTGAAATCAAAACAACTCCTTCCATAAATAACAATAAAAGAAACTCATCGGAAATCGATTCAAGCGTCTCTGATGAAAACGATTCATCAAGATCTCCTTCACCCTCAAA GACACAAGTTGTGGGATGGCCACCGGTGAGATCGTACCGAAAAAACATATTTCAAGCTAAGAAAAGCGAATCGGAAACTGGGATATACGTGAAAGTAAGCATGGATGGTGCTCCATATTTAAGGAAAGTAGACTTAAAACATTACACAAGTTATAAAGAACTAATGAAGGGTTTACAAGAATTGTTTAAGTGCAATATAGGGTTGTACTCTGAGAAAGAAGGGTACAAGTCTAAATTTGCACCAACTTATGAAGATAAAGATGGAGATTGGATGCTTGTTGGAGATGTACCATGGGATATGTTTCTTACATCTTGTAAAAGACTTAGAATCATGAAAAGTAATGAAGTTATAGAGAGTTAA